ATAACTCTTCTAAAGGAAGGCGATACAAGTTTTAGTATAACTACTATATGGAAACATTGACTGAACATTGAAggaaatagatttaaattcagaataatagatttaaattCAGTTTAACAGAAGTAGATTAACAGAAATATCTATGGAAATTACCACCTTTGTGGTAAGACTTGTTAAATTGTCTAAggcttatatatatatatatatatatatatactagctgtcgcccgcgactccgtccgcgaggaataaaaaaatgcatacaagataaaaattaagttcatATGTctgtttcctagttctaacctacctccccatcaattttcagttaaatacgttcgactgatcttgagttataaatagtgtaactaacacgactttcttttgtatatatagataaaagagTAAACTGGCTCAACTattaatacagtcaaaacgtTTAAGTCTAGACTTGAAAATTTGCATAGAGATTCTTGTTACTTTGAAGGCGTccactaagaaaaaaaattacggaATTCGTCCCTTTAGGGTCCAAAGTTTGTATGGAGCAACGTTATTCCTTAGACTGAATTTCATGAAAATTGAGTATGTAAAACTGCGTAACGACTATGTTCGCGAACCTCTTGCCCTCCGCGCTATTGCAACAGCTCCGCATAGTGGATACGTTTGCGAACTTGGAACGCGTACGGTGCGCGCTCCAACGGGTAGCGGTAAATTGGGCGAACACAAAGCTGAGCTCAGTCTGTTCGTGGACGCGCGCATGCATGTTCCTATGGAGATTGCGCTTTTAATGTTAGACTCTTACAAAAGCaaactaatttttttgtgtaatgaTATTACAGTGACAGATGATATATGACATTGCCATATAGAAAGTGTTGAATGTATCCGAACGACACCTGGAAACCAAAAAATTTTCCAGAAAGTTTGAGAACACCTTACCTGCTATCAGCCAAGGAACAAGTGGTGGTGATGATGGTGAGACAGCGCCACATACAACTGCAACATGCGGGACCTAATCAGTTGATTGCTGACATTCGACGTAGATTCTGGATAGTCGGTATAAGACGCCTCGCAAGGTCTGTAATTAATTCCTGTATGATATGCACGAGATACAGAGCGAAGCCTACGCAAGCTCCTACTGCGCCGCTGCCTCCAGAGCGTATCACATGCACCATGCCATTCCAAACAACCGGAGTAGACCTGACCGGTCCCCTATACCTCCGCGAAGGTGAGAAAAGCTGGGTGGTCATATATACATGCGCCGTATATCGAGCTGTACACCTGGAGTTGACGAGATCTCTATCGACCGAAGCCTTCATCATGACATTAAGAAGATTTATAGCGAGACGAGGGCGCGTCGATATGCTTATGTCAGACCAAGGTACAAATTTCCATGGTACTAAGAATCTGTTTTCAGAATTAAATTGGAATGAGCTCCAGAAAGACGCAAACATTAGGCGAATAAAGTGGAAGATGAACGCGCCATCTGCTGCCTGGTGGGGAGGGTACTGGGAGCGTCTAattggtttattaaaaaatttattacgtcGTATATTAGGTCAAGCATCGGTGACTTATGAAGAACTTCAGACTATACTGTGTGACTGCGAAGCGACGATGAACGGACGACCGCTTACTTTCATAAACGATGACACATGTGCCTATTTAGAACCTCTGACTCCAGCTTGTTTCATACAACCTTTACAAGGGAACGACGTTACAGATTTTGACGAAATCGACGCAACTAACTTAAACAGACGACTGAAATATATTCACTCCCTGAGAGACCAATTTCGTAATCGGTTCAAGTCAGAATACTTGACTACATTAGTCCAAAAAGGCATAGAGAAAACAGATCATCTCCAAATAAATGACGTAGTGTTGATTGAGACAGACGAAAAGAGAATAAAATGGCCTTTAGGTATCGTCCAAGAACTATATGTGGGAAAAGATGGTGTTAGTAGGACAGCGAGAGTCAAAACATCTACAGGTGCGAAAATCCGTCCGGTACAGAGGTTATACAAGCTCGAGATCACAGGTAACATTTTTCCAGCACATCTTCCCAGTCCTCGTGACACTGATTTGGATGACTCACCTGCTACACTTTCACTTCCTTTAGGTGATCTTCATGACAGACCTCAGAAATCCACTAGATGTGGACGTAAGGTTAAATTGCCTAGTAAGTTTGATTTATATGTTTAGTTTGGGGGTCACGTTTTTATGTTTACCTTTCTAATTTTTAACCCTTTAggtatatgaatataatttgattaCTTTGCATTTGTCTCTAGGGTGATGAATAAAACtcaattttcatttgttgACAGATCTTGTATTTTGATATGATAAActtcattttattgtataacacATAGTTCAATGattgtataatttgttaagatcctccattaatataaatttgtatgtaaattttctTGTGTGTTGGGAGGATGTTGAATGTATCCGAACGACAGCtgtcaaacaaaaaataaaaaaaaataaaaactacatcCGATTTTAATGGCGACCCGAATTggtgcattttatttaattcttcattTATCTGCAACCCTGCAATCCTACAAGGGAAACACCTATTGTATTCCACAAcagaaagaataaaatatttaatatgcgAAATTTCTCGAATGGAGACACGTACCCGTCTCCATCCGAGAAGTTTCTGGAGCGCGGAGCGCAAGAGGTTTGCGAACGTAATAATGGATACCCCACCCCACCTTTAAATTAgggatgttaaaaaaataatcgattttgaaaaatcgattattttaaggttttttacgatttttataaaacgattattttttttccaaaaatcgatcataaaatttattcgattttttaaaaagcgcTATCGATGAGATATTTCTCGCCCTGCGACATATAATacgactagctgtcgcccgcgactccgtccgcgcgcagttaaaaaaaaatgggggggttatgaaaaatagatgttggccgattctcagacctactgaatatgctcacaaaatttcatgagaatcggtcaagccgtttcggaggagtacgggaacgaaaactgtgacacgaggtttttatatattagaagtaTCATTAGTAGGTATAACTCTCCcaattcattataaataaataataaaaaaaaataattgaaacagataaaaatataatttgtctgttccaatttttttaaaatatttatgacaagCTGAGGGAATAATTTGGAAAAAACTCAAAAGAACATTTACTTGCTTGTACATCCAGTTAACTCGAGTTACGTAACTCGAGTTCAACCCAAGTTACGTAGATTTTAACTCGAGTTTTGTTTTTACCGAGTTGGCACATCACTACTATGTTGTTTTGGTTGAATGCTCTTTGACATAGATTATAAAGTCGTAAACAAACATAGATAAAACAGAGACGTAAATTAATTACTCTATGTGAAACAAGCAGAATCACATTCTgagaatgtttatttacttaaaaaaaataaaagtctgAGAAGTATCGGAATTGATTGATTTTTTGTGATTGAGCGattacattgtaaaataaataaataaagtgaatTTTGAAATTCGTAATCAcagtaatgtaaataataattaacttatcaaaggattttaatgaaaatggcCCTGTTAGATTTAATgcaaatttacaaaaacgtaTTTTCGAAAAAGGTTGCACATTGTGCGTTGTGTTATAAAAGTGAAGCTGAGACGCAGTTAGTGCATTCAAGGGTTTACAAAAAGATCGTTGaagctttaaaatattcagaaCTTGTGAGTGTAACTATAACTTTGATTTGATagttaaatttagtatttCTAGCACATGTTTTTTCATCATCTCCATGTCACTATCCTATTTAATGTGGGGTCGGCAACAGTTTTTCGAACTCCAGTTCGATctatcatttttcattttaacagGCTTTCAATTCATGTAACTATAAACGAATCCCATCTATATCTTCCTATATAGTCGTATTACTTCCGACTGGACGCATGTAACCGGTTCAAAAGTTCAATCAAAAATCACATAGACTTGAATTATGGAGCTATGGCTCAACAAGTAAATTGGCAGCTCATGGCTCACTGCGATGTACTATAAATATGTGAACCAACAAGACACAAAACTGACTCACAGCTCAAAATACAAATCTATATGCTGGTACAAATTGAGATGAAATACATGTGAACTGTGAGCTGATTTGCtgtcttattttaattattattttattatctgtgccaaatttcatcaagatccattgagccattctggatatatcttcaaacaaatattcattcatctaaacattcacatttaaaagataacaagGGGTGCTTTTAATAGCAACATTCATATTTTCAGTTCACACAGAACAAGCAACTGTGCTACATGTGCGAGAGACGTATGACATCATTTATGCGTTTAATGGACAACCTCCAGCTGGCAGTGGAGGTGCAAAGAGTGTTTATCAGCGCTGATATGTGCGATGAATATAAGGTaggttaatacaaaattacttgTTGTACAAAGCAATTGTgtcaaaataacatatattgcACCCTTTTCGTAACAAGAGGTTTTTGCttcatatatatatcttaatatatataaatctcgtgtcacagtgtttgtcctcaatggactcctaaaccacataaccgattataataaaattcgcacaccatgtgcagttcgatccaacttgagagataggatagtttaaatctcaaattatagtcgcaattttaatttattgctaattatttgtctgttattatttgacagtcacaattatctgttaactccaaatgattctaacagatgtcgatacctttcgactgggttgagtaagtaatcaatagatggcgctgctatggtaaatctaccaacgtgtcatataagcttattaactgcgcgcggacggagtcgcgggcgacagctagtatatatatatatatatatatatatatatatatatatatatatatatattcatattataaggttgcaaacgagcaagcggccatctgaattcgACAAAATGGAGAAGCgactgttgcccatagacattgcAGATGCGATTACCTACCTTACCTTTCTTCAACGTAGGAAGAGACAAACAGAAAGATTATTTCCTATGCATTCTCTTctcattctttccttataGAAAAAAAGGCTATAGGGAAAGAGGTTGTAAATCAGAcaagaatattaatatatgcTAATGCTCGCGACTTCGCCCActcggaattaaataaagtaaaggtagcctatgtgttctttcaggtTATGTTTTACATGTATACCtaagttccggagatacctttaaacaaacatccatacatccattcatctaaattttcgcatttataatattagtaagattttctttcattttttacaGAGAAATATAATGCAGGACAATCTTAATGCCTATCAAAAcgactttataaaatttagaaacaGAATGCAattgtacaaaacaaatacattggTTGTGGATTCTCTCGAGGTGAGTAAACCGTCTTTATATATTCTACTAGCTGTTAAGACTTTGACAaagcagaatttaaaaaaaagtggtCTTAGTTACTCTTGCATACATCAGCTACTTTCCACAAAAAATCCTATCAAAATTGGTGAAGCCGTTTAGCAGATTACAAATGCTGACTTGCGAACAGACTGGCCTAGAGGCAGTACAATATGCTTCTTTATCACTTTCGAATATGTGCaaactagttttatatttttgttcaatatgttgAGGATTTTTTAACATCTAGTCAGgtttataacttcaaacttacGTGGTTTTTACTAGTTTACGGGTGCCCGTGAGCTCAAACAGCTTATAGTGGTAAGAACCCcatttcttacgaacattatatctAGTCaggttattaaattgtttgaaaatgtTCTATTAAGTCTTAAGTCAACTTATACTATACTTGGTGTgattccgtctgcgcggaattataaaaaacttaataattatcctatgtattctttcagactatgttctacatctgtgacaaatttcatctagatccattGAACTGGAGatacattaaatttgatataactaaaattctacacatgtttaaattttatgaactgtatattgttaaattaagtaaaaataataatattattgttgtagACTCCATGTCCACGGTATCCttcaaatacaaaacaacaatatccgtaagcaatattttattatgaacatatcaatttaacattatttatgatgtagatttttgtttttaattagctgtcaaaatttaaataaagaaagattttAATCCAAAGATTAATTATCTGTGGTCATAGATCAGACAATGATAAGTATATTTTGGTTCAGTACGACAATATAGGTATAATTGCCAATAATGCTCTTTCATTTGTccatatacatacatttccttaattttaaaaatgtattttatctatatatataaaagaaagtcgtgttagttacactatttataactcaagatcggttgatgtgatttagctgaaaattgatggggaggtagcttagaactaggagacagacataggaacttttttatcttgagtgcattttttttattccgcgcggacggagtcgcgggtaaaagctagttcttttatatatacagatttcatttaattagatttcttaataatttaattgcttgtcctgtaaagtaataaaattgcatttatCATATTCTGATCTATGGCCACAGATATTAATGACGCTATTTTTTGTCaccaattttaattcttttatatattagatagaataaaaaaatcacgaaaCCATATgacatttcaatatatttttttaattattttacagtaaaacATCTAATATGGAGAcggtatttataaatgatgtaGAACCATTAAAAGAAATAGGTACAAAAGTACACACAACATTACTTAATACATTAGAATTTCCTGTTGCGTTATCAAATTCCAACATGGTATTAACACTCGGTCCTGACAATAATCTTTACATTGCTCCTTGTATAACTGTTGATGGCACAAACAATACGGATTCAGAcaacaaaaatacaacaatagaATCTAATAATGtgataaaaacacaaaacgaAGAAATAACTTGGAAAGATAAATCAaggaatatattaaattttccaaaaagACCTGATCTTTTACCGAAAAAGAGATCACTAGAAGAAGATGTGactgtgaaaaaaaataaaacacataatCTACCTTTGATAGTGGATTGTAAAACGGATAAATTTGCATTCATTGAAGATGAATCCAAAAATATGGAACAAGTTGAAGATACAATGGAATCTCAGCCGGAAGTTGTGAAACATCCGATCAGAACAGACTCTGCAGTCGATTGGGAAGACAAAATACCTATGGAAGTTATATCTTTTGCGGTGAGttcatttagaaaaattttgaagctatattcaaaatctactagtcttctagttatttaaaaaaaaaaaaaatgggacccatctgcaagcacttcctttcgattaaaatattttttatcaaaatcggaccaccaggggcggagattcgcggtaatgtgtgttaccaaaaaaaaacagttgaattgataacctccttctttttgaagtcggctaaaaaatagcCTTAAAAAACAGTAGTTTTCAGTTGCATGATTCTGGGATTCCCCGAAATTAGTTAGCggtgtataaaaaaaattaaaaagatacgTAAAGAttccagaaaaaaaaatctgttacattattaatattacgtatttctaataataagTGAAATAAGTAAGTGATCATCTGAATTTGACGAAATAGTCAAGTGACCGTTGCCTCAATTGCTTTAATCTACAGAGAATCACATAAATAGGATATTTTCACTTCATATACTTCCCTCCTCCACCAAATccattccccttcccatcatttctttgtaaaaaaagtgtGGAAAGAGAATGTGTACTAAAATAAGTCCTCCAGAaatcacactcatcagattgTACTCGAAATGACTACCACTTGAAGTACAAATTGGCCTCGCTCAGTGCAACACCATGACCAtgacacagaagacagacctgaagtggaagcaattctgtgtacagtctgatgagtgtggtgctggagccctaattttagtcctctttctcttcccaccccttttcttataaggatgggaaggtgtggtggatttgatggaggaggagatgcataggaaggttaaatatactctttctgtgcatcccctcctccgttgattaaaggtaggcaacgcatctgcatttgcggatgtctatgggcaacggtcgccgcgccatttcggcgaatccaggtgaccGTGTGCTCATtagccaccttttgatataaaaaaaaaaaaacaaatatattgttaatatacattttattttttttaggacGAGAAATCAACTTCAATggcagaaataaaattaataagtcaGCCTAAGACTAAAGAACCAGAATATATAGATCTgtcttgaaaaataaatagtgaaGTGAAGTGAAAATTGTGCAAGTTATTTAAGAATTGACAATTTAAAAGTGTTACAATCACAATGTCTAATGGATTGACaataaaggaaattaaaattttgcgaCATGGCAATACTGAAAACTAACtgtcaaattatttgacaacggctttttttgttactttttttccTATATTGAGTTAAGAAaagcattaaataaattattaaatcttgtCTGATCGTTTGTCTGCCGACTTTTTCTTGACAATTGAGCCCTACGTACACCAGGCTACGTAAATCTTGTGAAATccggcgattttagtcgctaagcgacttacgcaatacaTTATAGAGGTTCGTTCTTTAGTCGctattagtgatgcaacggatgtctgtttccgtttccgcaagtgcggaagttccgcgtgcttttcaacatccgtttctgcttctgtttccgcaacttttataacggagataaaacggaactttacgacggctgagataGTCTAAGATCCCGCTGCAGGATTAGTGTGCTcatcgactttttgtttaaaaccaaatttttatgtctatttatagttaagagaatatatatttactagggtgcctatcaaaatttggccgccattatttttttaaaaattatttttaattgatttttggtaaaaaatttcgtttatttattttttaaataaaataacgtctacataacggtaattaatatcaagattCTAAAAAATCACGGTTGCCGTTGCGCACCTGGCCGCACCTCTTTGCAGCCAGGTGTAAACAGGTATGATTTCgataaatttatacgtttataacctatttttattaattatatgtcaaattaaagctaatttttttctattaattatcatataaagttGCTTAATTAAATCTGGCCGCAAATAAGGGTTACTGgctgttaaagataataaatatttaaggtagAGTGAAAGAGAGTTAGCGCGTAACATCATTTGTCAGACGAGGACAGCGATTGCCGGCTGTGCGACGCTTTTAAGCCATTGCGCATGCGTCGAACGTTAGTGTTCTCAACCACCGGGGAGTAATAGAGAcgacttataataaatactccaaaaaaaatgtaatttttttcaaaatgacaaatttaaaaattgcaacaaaaatttaatattgatttgataTATCGACGGTCTAGTTAGGAACTGAAAGCTCCGATGAttcagatttttaaataagagttACGGAAATATAAgaattataagataaattttttaatttgcttaaatgtttaattaatatgtaacagacaattaaatacttgaataaaatctaataaaatttttgttgcaatttttaaatttgtcattttgaaaaaaattacatattttttggagtatttattataagtcgTCTCTATTACTCCCCGGTGGTTGAGAACACTAACGTTCGACGCATGCGCAATGGCTTAAAAGCGTCGCACAGCCGGCAATCGCTGTCCTCGTCTGACAAATGATGTTACGCGCTAACTCTCTTTCACTctaccttaaatatttattatctttaacagcCAGTAACCCTTATTTGCGGCCAGATTTAATTGAGCaactttatatgataattaatagaaaaaaattagctttaatttgacatataattaataaaaataggttataaacgtataaatttatcGAAATCATACCTGTTTACACCTGGCTGCAAAGAGGTGCGGCCAGGTGCGCAACGGCAACCGTGATTTTTTAGaatcttgatattaattaccgttatgtagacgttattttatttaaaaaataaataaacgaaattttttaccaaaaatcaattaaaaataatttttaaaaaaataatggcggccaaattttgataggcaccctagtaaatatatattctcttaactataaatagacataaaaatttggttttaaacaaaaagtcgatgAGCACACCAATCCTGCAGCGGGATCTTAGACtaagagatccaaatgcgcggcgcgagacgggcagtccgtgcgcggcctttcggcacttgtcgcatttgtttgtttacgtactattttgtgaatttaagcgcgtaatattttctgctgctgtttgaaacaatcagtttctcttgcagGAGTGAaatgtctagttgttgtccatataaaatttgacaactggcaaaatgtgactatttcatacttacgagttattaaatgtacttttaaataagtgataaccatgtaatatatcatcatcattatatagttagaaatatatttgtcgtttgtcaacacgagtggtttggccaactttaatttgtaaatagtgtaattttgtttcctcaaaataaatttaaaaaacgcgtattttaacttattgcagcgcagtaaaaatacatacattgaaggataaaggacaccgatatccaatgccttaataaattaaaaacgaatacaaactgtttttaccgaaaaaaatatttttgtaaatatgttttttattattatttacacttctgtttccgcatccgtttccgtttctgctaaaatttatttttgacatctgtttccgtttctggttccggtaagacacttccgttgcatcattAGTCGCTATAGGCAGTTGCTCGCCACCTGTTTTTAAGTCGTAATTTTTAAGGTGGCGGAACAAATCTATTCAGTTgacatgtttttcttttttccattttatatGCCCATGTATGTTTCACATGTTTTGTTTCTAACCGTGTTTGAGCATCTTATCGGGCCAGACAACTTTGTTAGACTATACAATCTATGttcatattattgttatataaagtttactattttagtaatgtatatagtttttactaataaatatatttcaagatatatcttattatttgttgttaatttttaccttaaatatagtaaattagGTTGTGTTGGTTTTATTAGTTACTAGctcttacccgcgactccgtcctcgaggaataaaaaaaaatgcac
This genomic stretch from Papilio machaon chromosome 29, ilPapMach1.1, whole genome shotgun sequence harbors:
- the LOC106710867 gene encoding uncharacterized protein LOC106710867, which translates into the protein MKMALLDLMQIYKNVFSKKVAHCALCYKSEAETQLVHSRVYKKIVEALKYSELFTQNKQLCYMCERRMTSFMRLMDNLQLAVEVQRVFISADMCDEYKRNIMQDNLNAYQNDFIKFRNRMQLYKTNTLVVDSLETPCPRYPSNTKQQYPKTSNMETVFINDVEPLKEIGTKVHTTLLNTLEFPVALSNSNMVLTLGPDNNLYIAPCITVDGTNNTDSDNKNTTIESNNVIKTQNEEITWKDKSRNILNFPKRPDLLPKKRSLEEDVTVKKNKTHNLPLIVDCKTDKFAFIEDESKNMEQVEDTMESQPEVVKHPIRTDSAVDWEDKIPMEVISFADEKSTSMAEIKLISQPKTKEPEYIDLS